GGAGATGGTCATCGAAAAAGCGAAACGCCTCGTAGAACACGGGAAAGACGTCGTCATTCTTCTGGATTCGATTACGAGATTGGCGAGAGCCTATAACCAAGTGATTCCTACCTCTGGTAAGATTCTTTCGGGCGGGGTCGATTCGAACGCGCTTCACAAACCGAAACGTTTCTTCGGAGCCGCAAGAAACATCGAAGAAGGCGGTTCTCTTACCATCATCGCGACCGCACTCATCGACACCGGATCCAAGATGGACGAGGTAATCTTTGAAGAATTCAAAGGGACCGGTAACATGGAAATCCACCTGGATCGGAAACTCTCCGACAAACGGATTTTCCCGGCGATCGATATCAACAAGTCCGGAACCCGTAAGGAAGAACTCCTGATCGCAAGGGACGTCCTTCAGAAAGTGTTTGTTCTGAGAAAAGTACTTTCTCCTATGAGCATCACGGAAAGCATGGAATTATTGCTGGAGAAAATGAGGCTTTCGAAGACAAATGATGCCTTTTTAGCCAGCATGAACACCCAGTAACCGCTAAAAAAAGGGAAACTATGAAAACTGGAATTCATCCAAACTATAGAGTAGCTAAAATCAGCTGTGCGTCCTGTGGAACCGTCTACGAAACGAGAACTTCCATCGGCGACATCAACATTGAAATTTGCTCCGCTTGCCACCCGTTCTTTACCGGAAAATCCAAGCTTGTGGATACGACCGGTCGGGTTGATAAGTTCAAGAAAAAATACAAGATGCAGTAAGAGTTTTCACTCTCGCTATCTTTTTTATGCCGTCTAAACACCGGGCAGGAGAAATTTCATGAGCGTAATGGACTTTGCACGGTACAAACAAATCAACGACGACCGCGTCAACTATCGTGAGATGGAAGATGCGACCGTCGTTTCTAATTACAGAAACGTTGGTTGCGGGGACGG
Above is a genomic segment from Leptospira stimsonii containing:
- the rpmE gene encoding 50S ribosomal protein L31; this translates as MKTGIHPNYRVAKISCASCGTVYETRTSIGDINIEICSACHPFFTGKSKLVDTTGRVDKFKKKYKMQ